CATGCCAGCGGAGACACTCGGTCAGCATCTCGTGGGTCTGCCAGCGGCGCATGCAGGCATGAAGTTCCTGGTCGTTGTGACATTGCGAGTCCTTGTTCCGGGTGTCGCAGCCGATGCATGGCAGTTCCTTGCGGATCAGTGAGAGATGTCTTTCGGGATGCCACTGCGCCGCCCAATTGGGGGCGGTTGGACCCCAGGGGACCACGCTGGGAATTCCGAGGGCGATGGCGAAGTTCATGGGCCCGGAATTGTTGCCGATGAACAGGCTGGAAGACGCGATGGCAGTTGCAAGCTGGGCCAAAGTCGTGGGTGCAATCATCGAGACGCCCAGCGGGACTTCGATGGGGGGCAACTCCCTGGGTTGGACCATGGTGACGGGATGGGATTTGACGAGCAGCGAAGCCAGCTCCAGGTAGCGACCGATCGGCCAGCGTTGATATTCGCGACTGGCTCCCGGGTGAATGAGGACGGGAGAATGCGGGGTTCGGCAGATCGAGTGGGTCGGGCCGGTAAGGTGCGACAGATCCGGCATGGGCGGCGTTGCTTCCCATGGCTCCTTCAACACGACATCTGCGAACAATCGGCCAATGTCCCAACACCACTGGGGCGTGCGAGTGTCGGGTTGGGGAACGGACCGGTAACGGAGACGACCGTTTAACCGGACGTTCGGATTGGTGCCACCGATGACGTGGGTGGCACCTGACATCGCAGCGGCGAGGTGGGCCACATTGCCTTGATCCCAGTCGAGCAAACAGGCATCAGGCCTGGCATGGGTGGTCGTTTTGACGATCTGGAAAAACCTCAGCGGGTTTTTCCATGCGCCGTTAAAGGCCGGCAGCGGGAGCGTGTGGACTTGAATTGAGGGATCGCAAGCCAGGATCGGGGCGGCAGCAGGGGTGGTCCACAAATGGATCGAACCGACGCCCTTGCTGGCGAGAAGCTTTTGCAGGACCGGAAGGAAACAAATGGCGTCGCCGATCTGGTTGACCTTGAAGACGACGACCGATTGAGGAGGCATGTGGATTAAACGGCGGTCGGGTTGGCAGAACTGGCGAGTCACTCAGCGCTTGATGCCATC
This is a stretch of genomic DNA from Phragmitibacter flavus. It encodes these proteins:
- a CDS encoding glycosyltransferase family 9 protein, translating into MPPQSVVVFKVNQIGDAICFLPVLQKLLASKGVGSIHLWTTPAAAPILACDPSIQVHTLPLPAFNGAWKNPLRFFQIVKTTTHARPDACLLDWDQGNVAHLAAAMSGATHVIGGTNPNVRLNGRLRYRSVPQPDTRTPQWCWDIGRLFADVVLKEPWEATPPMPDLSHLTGPTHSICRTPHSPVLIHPGASREYQRWPIGRYLELASLLVKSHPVTMVQPRELPPIEVPLGVSMIAPTTLAQLATAIASSSLFIGNNSGPMNFAIALGIPSVVPWGPTAPNWAAQWHPERHLSLIRKELPCIGCDTRNKDSQCHNDQELHACMRRWQTHEMLTECLRWHDQWSTIPQ